From a single Glycine soja cultivar W05 chromosome 19, ASM419377v2, whole genome shotgun sequence genomic region:
- the LOC114399212 gene encoding probable UDP-arabinopyranose mutase 2 — protein MADASVAPPPPLKDELDIVIPTIRNLDFLEMWRPFFQPYHLIIVQDGDPTKTIKVPPGFDYELYNRNDINKLLGPRASCISFKDSACRCFGYMVSKKKYIYTIDDDCFVANDPSGKAINALEQHIKNLLCPSTPLFFNTLYDPFREGADYVRGYPFSLREGVPTAISHGLWLNIPDYDAPTQLVKPLERNTRYVDAVLSIPKGTLFPMCGMNLAFDRDLIGPAMYFGLMGDGQPIGRYDDMWAGWCCKVITDHLGLGVKTGLPYIYHSKASNPFVNLRKEYKGIFWQEDIIPFFQNVVLPKECTTVQKCYIELSKQVKEKLSKIDPYFDKLADAMVTWIEAWDELNPEGASKANDKA, from the exons ATGGCTGATGCTTCTGTGGCACCACCACCTCCACTGAAAGATGAGCTTGACATTGTGATTCCAACCATAAGGAACCTTGACTTTCTTGAGATGTGGAGGCCATTCTTTCAGCCTTACCATTTGATCATTGTTCAAGATGGTGACCCCACCAAAACCATCAAGGTTCCTCCTGGCTTTGACTATGAGCTCTACAACCGCAATGACATCAACAAGCTTTTGGGTCCAAGGGCCTCTTGCATCTCCTTCAAGGACTCCGCGTGCCGCTGTTTTGGCTACATGGTGTCCAAGAAGAAGTACATCTACACCATTGATGATGACTGCTTT GTTGCCAATGATCCATCAGGAAAAGCGATCAATGCACTTGAGCAGCATATTAAAAATCTTTTGTGTCCATCCACTCCCTTGTTCTTCAATACCCTTTATGACCCCTTCAGAGAAGGTGCAGATTATGTTCGTGGATACCCTTTCAGTCTTCGTGAAGGTGTGCCAACTGCTATTTCTCATGGACTTTGGCTCAACATCCCAGACTATGATGCTCCTACACAGCTTGTGAAGCCTCTTGAGAGGAACACTAG GTATGTGGATGCTGTTCTGAGCATACCAAAGGGCACTTTATTCCCCATGTGTGGAATGAACTTGGCATTCGATCGTGATCTCATTGGACCAGCCATGTACTTTGGTCTTATGGGAGATGGTCAACCAATCGGACGCTATGATGACATGTGGGCTGGATGGTGCTGCAAG GTGATCACTGATCATTTGGGGCTAGGAGTCAAGACTGGTCTGCCCTATATCTATCACAGCAAGGCCAGTAACCCATTTGTTAACCTCAGGAAAGAGTACAAAGGCATATTCTGGCAGGAAGACATTATTCCATTCTTCCAGAATGTTGTTCTTCCAAAAGAATGCACCACTGTTCAAAAGTGCTACATTGAGCTCTCCAAGCAAGTCAAGGAAAAGCTATCAAAGATAGATCCTTACTTCGACAAGCTCGCCGATGCCATGGTCACTTGGATTGAAGCTTGGGATGAGCTAAACCCTGAAGGAGCATCTAAGGCTAATGACAAAGCATAA
- the LOC114399240 gene encoding cytochrome P450 85A-like — MAFLMAIVVVGVVLVLCFCSALLRWNEVRYRKKGLPPGTMGWPLFGETTEFLKQGPNFMKTQRARYGSFFKSHILGCPTIVSMDPELNRYILMNEAKGLVPGYPQSMLDILGKCNIAAVHGSTHKYMRGALLSIISPTLIRDQLLPKIDQFMRAHLSNWGDKVINIQEKTKEMAFLSSLKQIAGMESGSLSDSFMAEFFKLVLGTLSLPIDLPGTNYHSGFQARKTIVNILSKLLEERRASHETYHDMLGCLMGRDESRYKLSDEEIIDLVITIMYSGYETVSTTSMMAVKYLHDHPKALEELRKEHLAIRERKKPDEPLDCNDLKSMRFTRAVIFETSRLATIVNGVLRKTTQDMELNGYLIPKGWRIYVYTREINYDPFLYPDPLTFNPWRWMDKSLESKNYFFIFGGGTRQCPGKELGITEISTFLHYFVTRYRWEEVGGDKVMKFPRVEAPNGLHIRVTSY; from the exons ATGGCTTTCTTGATGGCAATTGTAGTAGTAGGTGTTGTCTTGGTGCTCTGTTTTTGCTCTGCTCTCTTGAGGTGGAATGAAGTAAGGTACAGGAAGAAAGGTTTGCCTCCTGGCACAATGGGTTGGCCACTTTTTGGGGAGACAACTGAGTTTCTTAAGCAGGGTCCAAACTTCATGAAAACCCAGAGAGCAAG GTATGGCAGTTTTTTCAAATCCCACATACTGGGTTGTCCTACCATTGTTTCCATGGATCCAGAGCTTAACAGATACATCCTAATGAATGAGGCAAAAGGGCTTGTTCCTGGTTACCCTCAATCCATGTTAGATATCTTAGGCAAATGCAACATTGCAGCTGTTCATGGCTCCACTCACAAGTACATGAGAGGAGCACTGCTTTCCATCATTAGCCCCACCTTGATCAGAGATCAGCTTTTGCCAAAAATTGATCAGTTCATGAGAGCCCACCTTAGCAACTGGGGTGACAAAGTCATCAACATTCAAGAGAAAACCAAAGAG ATGGCCTTCTTATCATCTCTGAAGCAGATTGCTGGCATGGAATCTGGCTCATTATCTGACTCATTCATGGCAGAGTTCTTTAAGCTAGTTCTAGGAACCCTTTCTCTCCCTATTGATCTTCCTGGCACAAATTACCACAGTGGATTCCAG GCAAGGAAGACTATAGTGAACATTCTGAGTAAGCTCTTAGAGGAAAGAAGAGCATCACATGAAACCTACCATGACATGCTTGGTTGCTTGATGGGAAGAGATGAAAGTAGATACAAACTAAGTGATGAAGAAATCATTGATCTAGTGATTACAATCATGTATTCTGGCTATGAAACTGTTTCAACTACATCAATGATGGCAGTCAAGTACCTCCATGACCATCCCAAAGCTCTTGAGGAACTCAGA AAAGAACATTTGGCCATAAGAGAGAGGAAAAAGCCAGATGAACCACTTGACTGCAATGATCTCAAGTCAATGAGGTTCACTCGCGCG GTGATTTTTGAGACCTCTAGATTGGCCACAATAGTTAATGGGGTCCTAAGGAAAACCACTCAAGACATGGAACTAAACG GCTATTTGATCCCCAAAGGATGGAGAATATATGTGTATACAAGAGAGATCAATTATGACCCTTTTCTATATCCTGATCCACTAACATTCAACCCATGGAGATGGATG GACAAGAGTTTAGAATCAAAGAACTACTTCTTCATATTTGGAGGAGGCACCCGACAGTGTCCAGGAAAAGAGTTGGGAATAACCGAAATTTCCACTTTCTTACACTACTTTGTAACTAGATACAG GTGGGAAGAAGTAGGAGGAGATAAAGTAATGAAATTTCCTAGAGTTGAGGCACCTAATGGACTGCACATAAGGGTGACATCTTACTAA